One Tolypothrix bouteillei VB521301 DNA window includes the following coding sequences:
- a CDS encoding NAD(P)H-quinone oxidoreductase subunit 4 has protein sequence MMMDGFPWLTAIVLLPLVASTLIPLLPDKDGKRVRWYALGVGIADFVLMCYTFWKHYDASSATFQLVEKYAWLPQIGLSWAVSVDGISVPLVLLAGLVTTLSMFAAWQVNLKPRLFYFLMLVLYAAQIGVFVAQDLLLFFIMWELELVPVYLLVSIWGGQKRRYAATKFLLYTAAASIFILVAGLAMALYGDNLTFDIVELGAKNYPLALELLLYAGLLIAFGVKLAIFPLHTWLPDAHGEASAPVSMILAGVLLKMGGYGLIRLNLELLTDAHIYFAPVLATLGVINIIYGALNSFAQNNMKRRLAYSSVSHMGFVLLGIASFTDVGVSGAMLQMLSHGLIAAVLFFLAGITYDRTHTMAMESMGGIAQAMPKVFALFTAGAMASLALPGMSGFVSELQVFVGVTTSDIYSPTFCTVMVFLAAVGVILTPIYLLSMLKQVFYGTGAKLTCDVNNAGFENQEDEGTACFGTDCLLPAESAYSDAKPREMFIAACFLVLIIGIGVYPKLATQLYDMKTVAVNTQVRQSYVQIAQENPRIYAKDFISPHFGEPEIATVSSIVK, from the coding sequence ATGATGATGGATGGATTTCCTTGGCTGACCGCGATTGTCCTGTTGCCACTCGTTGCTTCTACGCTTATTCCATTGCTACCTGATAAAGACGGCAAACGAGTGCGATGGTATGCCCTCGGTGTGGGTATCGCGGATTTTGTTCTGATGTGCTACACCTTTTGGAAGCATTACGATGCAAGCAGTGCGACTTTTCAACTCGTGGAGAAATATGCCTGGTTGCCTCAGATAGGTTTGAGTTGGGCTGTTTCAGTCGATGGAATATCTGTTCCCCTCGTACTGCTAGCAGGGTTGGTAACGACGCTCTCAATGTTTGCCGCATGGCAAGTTAATTTGAAGCCTCGCTTGTTTTATTTTCTGATGCTGGTGCTGTATGCCGCTCAGATTGGGGTGTTTGTTGCCCAAGATTTACTGCTGTTCTTCATCATGTGGGAACTGGAACTGGTTCCCGTCTACCTGCTTGTCTCTATTTGGGGCGGTCAAAAACGTCGCTATGCCGCTACTAAATTCTTGCTTTATACCGCAGCTGCTTCAATTTTTATTTTAGTAGCTGGTCTGGCAATGGCTCTTTATGGAGATAATTTGACCTTCGACATAGTCGAACTTGGTGCAAAAAATTATCCTCTTGCTTTAGAACTTTTGCTTTACGCGGGATTGCTGATTGCTTTTGGTGTCAAGCTGGCAATTTTCCCCTTGCACACCTGGTTACCAGATGCTCACGGTGAAGCTTCTGCTCCTGTATCGATGATTTTGGCTGGTGTCTTGCTCAAAATGGGCGGATACGGTTTGATTCGTCTCAATTTAGAGTTGCTGACAGATGCTCACATTTACTTTGCTCCCGTGCTGGCAACATTGGGTGTTATCAATATTATTTATGGCGCTTTGAACTCTTTTGCCCAAAATAATATGAAGCGTCGCCTCGCTTATTCGTCAGTTTCTCACATGGGATTTGTGCTGTTGGGTATTGCTTCCTTCACCGATGTGGGAGTGAGTGGTGCAATGCTCCAAATGCTTTCTCACGGTTTGATTGCTGCAGTGTTATTCTTCCTGGCTGGCATTACCTACGATCGCACTCACACGATGGCGATGGAAAGTATGGGTGGAATTGCTCAAGCCATGCCCAAAGTTTTTGCTCTATTTACAGCCGGTGCGATGGCTTCCCTAGCTTTACCGGGAATGAGCGGTTTTGTGAGCGAACTTCAAGTCTTTGTGGGTGTCACCACTAGCGATATTTACAGTCCGACTTTCTGCACTGTGATGGTATTCTTAGCCGCAGTGGGAGTTATATTGACGCCAATCTATTTGCTTTCCATGTTGAAGCAGGTATTTTATGGAACTGGTGCAAAACTCACCTGTGATGTTAACAATGCAGGGTTCGAGAATCAGGAGGATGAAGGAACTGCTTGCTTTGGAACAGACTGTCTGTTACCTGCTGAGTCAGCATACAGCGATGCCAAACCTCGTGAAATGTTTATCGCCGCTTGCTTTCTGGTGTTGATTATTGGCATTGGGGTTTATCCCAAGTTGGCTACGCAATTGTACGATATGAAAACTGTTGCGGTAAACACTCAGGTACGCCAATCTTATGTCCAAATCGCTCAAGAGAATCCCCGGATATACGCAAAGGATTTTATT
- a CDS encoding PepSY domain-containing protein: MKFNFRKIHRKLAPILFLPLLASALTGIAYRVGRYWFNIPNQVADFLMVIHQGEYLGQPLVPIYVLLVGLGLIGMIVTGLSMTGLFGKNLPSPKASKLDFRKIHGILAPITFLPLAVSALTGILYRLGRNWFGMPGEQTALLLRIHQGTYLGPHLRVLYVILVGLGLAAMLITGINMTGVFRKRPTATNDR; encoded by the coding sequence ATGAAATTCAATTTTCGGAAAATTCATCGAAAACTTGCTCCCATTCTTTTCCTACCACTATTAGCAAGTGCCTTAACTGGAATTGCCTATCGTGTAGGAAGATATTGGTTTAATATCCCGAATCAAGTAGCCGATTTTTTAATGGTGATTCATCAAGGTGAGTATCTCGGTCAACCATTAGTACCTATTTACGTGCTCTTAGTTGGTTTGGGGCTGATAGGTATGATTGTGACTGGTTTGAGCATGACCGGATTATTTGGAAAAAATCTCCCTTCGCCAAAAGCATCAAAGCTTGATTTTCGCAAAATTCACGGCATTCTTGCTCCCATTACGTTTTTGCCCTTGGCTGTCAGTGCATTAACGGGAATTTTGTACAGATTGGGTAGAAATTGGTTCGGTATGCCTGGGGAACAAACCGCACTTCTTTTGAGAATTCACCAGGGGACGTATTTGGGTCCGCATCTTCGAGTATTGTACGTGATTTTAGTTGGTTTGGGGTTAGCCGCAATGCTGATTACCGGAATTAATATGACTGGAGTATTTCGCAAGCGTCCAACAGCGACCAATGACCGATGA
- a CDS encoding Fe2+-dependent dioxygenase — MILCIDNVLTSDELDFLVSKLKNAEFIDGKNTAGWHAKLVKNNMQLPNNDLTQEMRGIVTQALKRNPLFQATVRPKIIQPIIFSCYEPGMYYGSHTDNALMGDGTFTRSDVSFTLFLSPASSYGGGELVIDTSLGEQTFKLDAGSMIVYPSSTLHRVETVTDGIRLAAISWVQSLIRDSAEREILFDLETVRQVIFQKYGKTPEFDLISKTHANLLRKWVDV, encoded by the coding sequence ATGATTCTTTGCATTGATAATGTTCTCACTTCTGATGAATTAGATTTTCTTGTTTCAAAGCTTAAGAATGCTGAATTTATTGATGGTAAAAACACGGCAGGATGGCACGCTAAGTTAGTCAAGAATAATATGCAGTTGCCAAACAATGATCTCACACAAGAGATGAGAGGAATTGTTACGCAGGCACTAAAACGCAATCCTTTGTTTCAAGCAACAGTCAGACCTAAAATTATTCAACCCATCATATTTAGTTGTTATGAACCGGGAATGTACTACGGTTCCCATACTGATAACGCACTGATGGGGGATGGAACTTTCACTCGTTCTGATGTGTCATTTACTCTGTTTCTTAGTCCTGCGTCAAGTTATGGGGGTGGAGAATTAGTCATTGATACATCTTTGGGAGAACAAACTTTTAAACTGGATGCAGGTTCGATGATTGTTTATCCATCTTCAACGTTACATCGAGTCGAAACAGTAACTGATGGTATAAGACTTGCAGCTATATCTTGGGTACAAAGTCTGATTCGCGACTCCGCAGAACGAGAAATTTTATTTGATTTAGAGACTGTTCGGCAAGTGATATTTCAGAAATATGGTAAAACCCCAGAGTTTGATTTAATTAGCAAAACCCATGCCAATCTACTTCGGAAATGGGTTGATGTATAA
- a CDS encoding ABC transporter ATP-binding protein codes for MAPAVFIENLKKSYGTVVAVKDVSFKVEPGEIFGLLGPNGAGKTTTLRSLCTLTTPDAGKIEVSGISVLDNPRAARKRLGYVAQEVALDKVLTGKELLQLQAALYHLPSTVAKQRINTVLELLGLQEYADKKTGTYSGGLRKRLDLAAGLLHAPDVLVLDEPTVGLDIESRFVVWDFLQKLRQAGTTVVITSHYLEEVDALADRVAIIDRGVVIATGTPSELKDRVGGDRITLRIREFSPIEEANIAKELLQSLPFVQEVIVNSAQGNSLNLVVTPQQDALITIQQSLNSSGLPIFGIAQSRPSLDDVYLAATGRTLMDAELAAVATRDPKAEKKQNMR; via the coding sequence ATGGCTCCTGCCGTTTTCATTGAAAATTTAAAAAAAAGCTACGGCACGGTGGTCGCCGTAAAGGACGTTTCCTTTAAGGTAGAACCGGGCGAGATTTTTGGTTTGCTTGGTCCCAATGGTGCAGGGAAAACAACAACTTTGCGTTCTTTGTGTACTCTCACCACTCCCGATGCTGGAAAAATTGAGGTTTCTGGTATCTCTGTATTAGACAATCCCAGAGCGGCGAGGAAACGCTTGGGTTATGTTGCTCAGGAAGTTGCATTAGATAAAGTTCTGACAGGAAAAGAACTTTTACAACTACAAGCAGCACTCTATCACCTACCAAGTACAGTTGCCAAGCAGCGCATAAACACAGTGCTGGAATTACTTGGCTTGCAGGAATACGCCGATAAAAAGACCGGCACTTACTCAGGCGGTTTACGCAAGCGTTTGGATTTAGCAGCAGGATTGCTCCATGCACCAGACGTCTTAGTTTTGGATGAACCAACAGTAGGACTGGATATTGAAAGCCGTTTTGTCGTTTGGGATTTCTTGCAAAAGTTACGCCAAGCGGGAACAACAGTAGTCATTACCAGCCATTATCTCGAAGAAGTTGATGCTTTAGCCGATCGCGTGGCGATTATTGACCGAGGTGTGGTCATTGCGACTGGAACACCATCCGAATTAAAAGATAGAGTGGGAGGCGATCGCATTACTTTACGCATCCGCGAATTCTCACCCATCGAAGAAGCAAATATTGCTAAAGAACTACTGCAATCGCTGCCTTTTGTTCAAGAAGTGATTGTCAACAGCGCTCAAGGGAACTCCCTTAACTTAGTAGTCACACCGCAACAAGATGCTTTAATTACCATCCAGCAATCCCTAAATTCGTCAGGGTTACCAATTTTTGGTATAGCCCAATCTCGTCCAAGCTTAGACGATGTCTACCTAGCAGCGACGGGAAGAACCCTAATGGATGCAGAACTTGCAGCCGTTGCAACTCGCGATCCAAAAGCTGAGAAAAAACAAAATATGAGATAG
- a CDS encoding ABC transporter permease, translated as MSGTVLPPKSDINWQQVVSPQSYADASPNVFNEFVQETLALTRRLFIQLTRRPSTLIAGIIQPVMWLVLFGALFQNAPKGIFGNTTNYGQFLSAGVIVFTAFAGALNAGLPVMFDREFGFLNRLLVAPLASRFSIVLASAIFIISQSLIQAAVIVTAAAFLGAGVPDLAGLGIITLIVFLLALGVTAISLGLAFALPGHIELIAVIFVSNLPLLFASTALAPLSFMPGWLQVVAALNPLSYAIEPIRYLYVHQDWGLNSVVMHAFWGDVTFGSALLVLFGFAIVALLSIQPRLRQTLA; from the coding sequence ATGAGTGGCACTGTCTTACCTCCAAAATCGGATATCAACTGGCAACAAGTCGTATCACCTCAAAGTTATGCCGATGCGTCTCCCAATGTGTTCAATGAATTTGTTCAAGAAACTTTAGCTTTAACTCGTCGCCTGTTTATTCAACTGACTCGGCGTCCCTCAACCTTAATTGCAGGAATTATTCAGCCAGTGATGTGGTTGGTATTGTTTGGCGCGTTATTTCAAAATGCACCAAAAGGGATTTTTGGCAATACAACAAATTACGGTCAATTTTTAAGTGCTGGGGTTATTGTTTTTACAGCATTTGCTGGAGCTCTCAATGCCGGTTTACCCGTGATGTTCGACCGAGAATTTGGTTTTTTGAATCGGTTGTTAGTTGCACCTCTAGCCTCTCGGTTTTCCATCGTTTTAGCTTCAGCAATTTTTATCATCAGCCAAAGCTTGATACAAGCAGCTGTAATTGTCACAGCTGCGGCTTTTCTTGGTGCGGGCGTCCCCGATCTTGCAGGGTTGGGAATTATCACCTTAATTGTCTTCTTGCTTGCACTCGGTGTCACTGCTATCAGCTTGGGCTTGGCTTTTGCCTTACCCGGACACATTGAACTGATTGCAGTTATTTTTGTTAGCAACTTACCGTTGTTGTTTGCCAGTACCGCCTTGGCTCCTTTATCATTTATGCCGGGTTGGTTACAAGTTGTCGCTGCTCTCAATCCCCTCAGCTATGCGATTGAACCAATTCGCTATCTATACGTCCATCAAGATTGGGGCTTAAACAGTGTAGTCATGCATGCTTTCTGGGGTGATGTTACCTTTGGAAGTGCATTACTTGTATTGTTTGGCTTTGCTATTGTCGCACTATTGAGTATTCAACCTCGATTGCGACAAACTCTGGCATAA
- a CDS encoding peroxiredoxin, translating into MPLAVGSDAPNFSVKDTNGNTVSLSDFKGKTVVLYFYPKDDTPGCTKQACSFRDASTEYQGKDVVVLGVSVDDEASHQAFTQKYNLNFPLLADTQKTLVNAYDVDGGGYAKRVTYVIDGNGKIIHVDSSVNTSTHASDVLTALGL; encoded by the coding sequence ATGCCTTTAGCAGTTGGTAGCGATGCACCGAACTTTTCCGTTAAAGACACAAACGGTAACACCGTTTCATTGTCTGATTTCAAGGGCAAAACAGTGGTTTTATATTTCTATCCCAAAGATGACACCCCAGGTTGCACCAAGCAAGCTTGTAGTTTTAGGGATGCCAGCACCGAGTATCAGGGCAAAGACGTAGTAGTTTTGGGAGTTAGTGTGGATGATGAGGCTTCCCATCAGGCATTTACCCAAAAATACAATCTGAATTTCCCACTACTTGCTGATACCCAAAAAACTCTCGTGAATGCTTATGATGTCGATGGTGGTGGTTATGCCAAACGCGTTACCTACGTGATTGATGGTAACGGTAAAATCATTCACGTTGATTCTAGTGTAAATACATCCACCCATGCCAGCGATGTTTTGACTGCATTGGGTTTGTAA
- a CDS encoding Npun_F0494 family protein, translating to MSVTNSPSPKIFTYPRKTIERAERALVCSPFQLNLFETMLSRSVALSEITGSTGVQKGFTKRLASELSADNDLVWLIQVGVLRREVDGQGITDSFRLTPLGRQLVKQCHQTPWRAPSWSDRLYDTAIRWLKLPL from the coding sequence ATGTCTGTTACCAATTCCCCAAGCCCTAAAATCTTTACCTACCCTCGTAAAACCATAGAACGAGCAGAGAGAGCGCTAGTGTGTTCTCCATTTCAGCTTAATTTGTTTGAAACAATGCTCTCTCGCAGTGTAGCACTCAGTGAGATAACTGGTAGTACAGGTGTCCAAAAGGGCTTTACAAAACGGTTGGCGTCAGAATTGTCCGCAGATAACGATCTGGTCTGGCTGATTCAAGTGGGTGTATTGCGCCGAGAAGTAGATGGTCAGGGAATTACAGATAGCTTCCGCCTGACTCCTTTGGGTCGTCAGTTAGTAAAACAATGCCATCAGACACCTTGGAGAGCTCCCTCATGGAGCGATCGCCTTTATGATACTGCAATTCGTTGGTTGAAATTACCCTTGTAA
- the cobQ gene encoding cobyric acid synthase CobQ yields the protein MKAIMVLGTTSHAGKSLLTAAICRMLSRRGWRVAPFKGQNMALNAYVTPNGGEIGYAQAVQAWAAGVVPWVEMNPILLKPQGDMTSQVIIKGKYVGRVNASDYYEQYFDVGWRAIEESLQHLSTEFDLLVCEGAGSPAEINLKHRDLTNMRVAKHLNASALLVVDIDRGGAFAHIVGTLELLEPDERQLIKGIVINKFRGQRSLLEPGIKWLEERTGIPVVGVIPYLEHIYPAEDSLDLLDRRVVKSNTELNVSVIRLPRISNFTDFDPLESEPTVTVKYLSPKQDLGHPDAVIIPGTKTTIPDLLILQKSGMAEAIQHYAAAGGTVLGICGGYQILGQMIADPEGIEGQAGRYQGLNLLPIKTVITGQKIARQRQVTSNYPQMGLPVVGFEIHQGRSRTETQGVDPQAYHPLFDDANLGLVDSCLSVWGTYLHGIFDNGPWRRAWLNRLRQQRGLKSLPTGVANYREQREGILDSLAIEVERHLDLTAFLS from the coding sequence ATGAAAGCTATTATGGTATTGGGAACGACATCCCACGCAGGAAAATCGTTGTTAACTGCAGCTATTTGTCGTATGTTGTCACGCCGTGGTTGGCGAGTGGCTCCCTTTAAAGGTCAAAACATGGCGCTAAATGCATATGTGACCCCCAACGGTGGCGAAATTGGTTATGCTCAGGCAGTGCAAGCATGGGCTGCAGGAGTTGTACCTTGGGTAGAAATGAACCCCATCTTATTAAAGCCCCAAGGAGATATGACTTCTCAAGTCATCATCAAGGGTAAGTATGTGGGTAGAGTGAATGCTTCAGATTACTACGAACAATATTTTGATGTCGGTTGGCGGGCTATTGAAGAATCTTTACAGCACTTAAGTACGGAATTTGATTTACTTGTATGCGAAGGTGCGGGAAGCCCAGCAGAAATCAATCTCAAACATCGAGATTTAACTAATATGCGGGTGGCAAAACACTTAAACGCATCTGCTTTATTAGTTGTAGACATTGACAGAGGGGGCGCTTTTGCCCATATTGTGGGAACTCTGGAATTATTGGAACCAGATGAACGCCAATTAATTAAGGGTATAGTCATTAACAAGTTCCGAGGGCAGCGATCGCTTCTCGAACCAGGGATAAAGTGGTTGGAAGAACGGACTGGTATTCCTGTTGTGGGAGTGATTCCTTATTTAGAACATATATATCCTGCCGAAGATTCCCTCGATTTGCTAGACAGGAGAGTAGTAAAATCGAACACAGAACTCAATGTCAGTGTCATCCGCTTGCCAAGAATTTCTAACTTTACAGATTTCGATCCTCTAGAATCAGAACCTACAGTTACAGTCAAATACTTAAGTCCCAAGCAAGATTTGGGACATCCCGATGCAGTCATTATCCCTGGTACAAAAACCACAATTCCCGACTTGTTAATACTGCAAAAAAGCGGAATGGCAGAAGCAATTCAGCACTACGCCGCCGCCGGGGGTACAGTTTTGGGTATCTGTGGGGGGTATCAAATCCTGGGTCAAATGATAGCAGATCCAGAAGGGATAGAAGGACAAGCCGGTAGATACCAAGGATTGAATTTACTACCCATCAAAACTGTCATTACAGGACAAAAAATCGCCCGCCAGCGACAAGTGACATCAAACTATCCGCAAATGGGCTTACCCGTTGTCGGATTTGAAATTCATCAAGGGCGATCGCGTACAGAAACTCAAGGAGTAGACCCTCAAGCATACCATCCCCTGTTTGATGATGCTAATTTAGGGTTAGTAGATAGTTGTCTGTCGGTTTGGGGAACTTATCTCCACGGTATATTTGATAACGGTCCTTGGCGACGCGCTTGGTTAAATCGCCTGCGCCAACAAAGGGGGTTAAAATCTTTACCGACTGGTGTTGCCAATTATCGGGAACAAAGAGAAGGCATTTTAGATTCCCTTGCTATAGAAGTTGAACGCCATTTAGACCTAACAGCATTTTTATCTTAG
- a CDS encoding 2Fe-2S iron-sulfur cluster-binding protein, producing MTVRVHFLPDNVAIDAEVGEPLLDVADRAGVFIPTGCLMGSCFACAIDIEDGDTIRACISSVPPDREQLTINLFSDPTW from the coding sequence ATGACTGTTCGCGTCCATTTTTTACCTGATAATGTCGCCATTGATGCTGAAGTCGGAGAACCTCTGCTTGATGTTGCAGATCGAGCAGGTGTATTTATTCCTACAGGTTGTCTGATGGGTTCATGTTTTGCTTGCGCGATCGATATAGAAGATGGAGATACTATCCGCGCTTGTATTAGTTCAGTTCCTCCGGATCGCGAACAGTTGACCATTAATTTATTTAGCGATCCGACTTGGTAA
- a CDS encoding SRPBCC family protein, with the protein MADWLEHSVQVEVEAPIDLVWGLWADLEQMPRWMKWIESVKVPPENPDISLWTLNTGGLEFTWKSRILKVVPNQIIQWESVDGLPNRGAVRFYDRRGSSIVKLSVAYAIPGILGKIMDNLFLGRAVESTLQANMERFREYAIKEKSS; encoded by the coding sequence ATGGCAGATTGGTTAGAACACAGCGTACAAGTAGAAGTAGAGGCTCCTATTGATTTAGTATGGGGTCTCTGGGCCGATTTGGAACAGATGCCTCGCTGGATGAAGTGGATTGAATCTGTTAAGGTTCCGCCGGAGAATCCAGATATATCTTTGTGGACATTGAATACTGGTGGTTTGGAGTTTACTTGGAAATCTCGAATTCTCAAAGTTGTTCCAAACCAAATCATTCAATGGGAATCTGTGGATGGGTTACCAAATCGGGGAGCAGTGCGTTTTTACGATCGCCGCGGGAGCAGTATTGTTAAACTTTCTGTTGCCTATGCTATCCCCGGTATTCTTGGGAAAATCATGGACAATTTATTTTTAGGGCGAGCTGTAGAATCAACTCTTCAAGCGAATATGGAACGCTTTAGAGAGTATGCAATTAAGGAGAAATCTTCTTGA
- the zds gene encoding 9,9'-di-cis-zeta-carotene desaturase translates to MRVAIIGAGLAGLATAVDLADAGCEIQIFESRPFVGGKVSSWVDGNGNHIEMGLHVFFGNYYQLLELMKKVGAQNNLRPKVHTHTFINKGGKTGELDFRFFMGAPVNGLKAFFTTSQLSILDKLQNAVALGTSPIVRGLVDFNGAMQNIRDLDKVSFADWFRRHGGSEGSIKRMWNPIAYALGFIDCENISARCMLTIFQLFAVRTEASKLQMLEGSPYEYLHKPIVEYIEARGTKIYTRRQVREIKFSGEGEQTRVTGLVVANGDTEELITADAYVAACDVPGIQRVLPEAWRKWSEFDNIYKLDAVPVATVQLRFDGWVTELNDADKRKQLKQAAGIDNLLYTADADFSCFADLALTSPADYYREGQGSLLQLVLTPGDPFIKQSNEAIAAHVLKQVHELFPSSRELNMTWYNVVKLAQSLYREAPGMDIYRPGQKTPIPNFFLAGSYTQQDYIDSMEGATLSGKRAAKAILETVKK, encoded by the coding sequence ATGCGTGTTGCAATCATAGGTGCGGGACTTGCTGGACTAGCAACCGCTGTAGATCTAGCTGATGCTGGCTGTGAAATCCAGATTTTTGAGTCCCGTCCGTTTGTTGGAGGAAAGGTTAGTAGTTGGGTGGATGGCAATGGCAATCATATTGAAATGGGATTGCACGTCTTTTTTGGCAACTACTACCAACTGTTGGAATTGATGAAAAAAGTGGGAGCGCAAAATAACTTGCGTCCAAAAGTTCACACCCATACTTTCATCAATAAGGGGGGAAAGACAGGAGAGCTAGATTTTCGCTTTTTTATGGGTGCGCCTGTTAACGGATTAAAGGCGTTTTTTACAACTTCCCAACTTTCAATCTTGGATAAGTTGCAAAATGCTGTGGCTTTGGGAACTAGCCCGATCGTCAGGGGTTTGGTTGACTTTAACGGTGCAATGCAAAACATTCGCGACTTGGATAAAGTCAGCTTTGCCGATTGGTTCCGACGTCACGGCGGTAGCGAGGGTAGTATCAAGCGGATGTGGAATCCAATTGCCTACGCCCTTGGCTTTATTGACTGCGAAAATATTTCTGCTCGTTGTATGCTGACTATTTTTCAGTTGTTTGCTGTCAGGACAGAAGCGTCGAAACTACAGATGCTGGAAGGTTCTCCCTATGAGTACTTACACAAACCGATTGTGGAATACATTGAAGCTAGGGGGACGAAGATTTATACACGCCGTCAAGTGCGAGAAATTAAATTTTCTGGGGAAGGAGAACAGACTCGTGTCACTGGTTTAGTCGTAGCAAATGGTGATACAGAAGAATTAATAACTGCTGATGCTTACGTTGCTGCTTGTGATGTTCCAGGAATTCAGCGAGTGTTGCCTGAAGCGTGGCGCAAGTGGTCTGAATTCGATAATATATACAAATTGGATGCCGTGCCAGTAGCAACCGTTCAACTGCGGTTTGATGGCTGGGTTACAGAATTAAATGATGCAGATAAACGCAAACAGTTAAAGCAAGCAGCAGGAATTGACAATCTACTCTATACTGCAGATGCTGATTTTTCTTGTTTTGCCGATTTGGCTTTGACTAGTCCGGCTGATTATTATCGGGAAGGACAAGGATCTTTGTTACAGCTTGTGCTAACACCAGGAGATCCTTTTATTAAACAAAGTAATGAAGCGATCGCAGCCCACGTTCTCAAGCAAGTACACGAGTTGTTTCCCTCCTCGCGAGAGTTAAACATGACCTGGTATAACGTGGTCAAACTCGCACAGTCTCTCTACCGGGAAGCACCGGGAATGGATATTTATCGTCCGGGACAAAAGACACCAATTCCCAACTTCTTTCTTGCAGGGAGTTATACGCAGCAAGATTATATCGATAGTATGGAAGGTGCTACACTTTCAGGCAAGCGTGCAGCAAAAGCGATCTTGGAGACTGTGAAGAAATAA
- a CDS encoding ribbon-helix-helix protein, CopG family: MTNKKWAVKRITVNLATQEAEKLEKYCRQTGRPATDVIRELIRALPVNDDSKDVTNN; encoded by the coding sequence ATGACAAATAAAAAATGGGCTGTAAAACGTATCACTGTCAATTTAGCAACTCAGGAGGCAGAAAAACTGGAAAAGTATTGCCGTCAGACTGGTAGACCAGCCACTGACGTGATCCGCGAACTTATCCGAGCCTTACCAGTTAACGATGATTCCAAGGACGTCACTAACAACTAA